A single window of Candidatus Coatesbacteria bacterium DNA harbors:
- a CDS encoding helix-turn-helix domain-containing protein has product MNKIKYHEDDLLTTRTVANLLNVSVRTVQRLISERRVIPGWKIGGTLKVRYADVLKYLRRCKL; this is encoded by the coding sequence ATGAACAAGATCAAGTATCACGAGGACGATCTGCTAACCACACGAACCGTTGCGAACCTGCTAAACGTGAGTGTCAGAACAGTACAGCGTCTGATTTCTGAACGGCGGGTCATCCCGGGATGGAAGATCGGGGGTACATTGAAGGTTCGCTATGCCGATGTATTGAAATACTTGAGAAGGTGTAAATTATGA
- a CDS encoding RNA-binding protein has product MSKKLFVGSLSWDTTDESLKTTFAEYGEIVEAKVITERDTGRSRGFGFVTFAEEADADRAKAELDGTMLDGRTIHVDEARERN; this is encoded by the coding sequence ATGTCGAAGAAGCTATTCGTGGGCAGTCTTAGTTGGGACACCACCGACGAGAGTCTGAAAACCACCTTCGCCGAGTACGGCGAGATCGTTGAAGCCAAGGTCATCACCGAGCGGGACACCGGTCGTTCCCGCGGTTTCGGTTTCGTTACCTTCGCCGAAGAGGCCGACGCCGACCGCGCCAAGGCCGAACTCGACGGTACGATGCTCGACGGTCGCACCATCCACGTCGACGAGGCCCGGGAGCGCAACTAG
- a CDS encoding carboxymuconolactone decarboxylase family protein encodes MDGFPKRRYRSWSEFARDFGFLLRNLGRLPALLRGESLPTPFRLRLMLVVTAVNACRYCRFFHARHALREGLDNAEIRELCAGLPTGCPVDEQPALLYARHWAESDGRPAAAVRRSLLGGYAPAARAAVELTLGMIRLGNLTGNTFDYLLFRLGLRQQ; translated from the coding sequence ATGGACGGTTTCCCCAAGCGCCGCTACCGTAGTTGGAGCGAGTTCGCCCGCGACTTCGGCTTCCTGTTGCGCAATCTGGGCCGCCTGCCGGCCCTGTTGCGCGGCGAGAGCCTGCCGACCCCTTTTCGCCTGCGGCTGATGCTGGTGGTGACCGCGGTCAACGCCTGCCGTTACTGCCGTTTCTTCCATGCCCGCCACGCCCTGCGCGAGGGCCTGGACAACGCTGAAATCCGTGAGCTCTGCGCCGGCCTGCCGACGGGTTGCCCGGTCGACGAGCAGCCCGCCCTGCTCTACGCCCGCCATTGGGCCGAGAGCGACGGTCGTCCCGCAGCGGCGGTCCGCCGTAGCCTGCTGGGCGGCTACGCTCCGGCCGCCCGCGCCGCCGTCGAGCTGACCCTGGGGATGATCCGCCTGGGCAACCTGACGGGCAACACCTTCGATTATCTGTTGTTCCGGCTGGGCCTCCGTCAGCAATAA
- a CDS encoding aldehyde dehydrogenase family protein, with amino-acid sequence MSGIADLVAAQRGYFATGATRDLKLRYDTLEQLLRLVEGAEGELNAALRTDLGKPAFEAYATEFGLFTEELRFIKARLYSWSRPRRVRTPLFDFPAKTRIHPEPYGTAAILAPWNYPFLLLAAPTLGALAAGNTAVLKPSEFAPATAAFVEKLINDNFPPELLVVVTGEAQTARELLAQPLDYIFFTGSPAVGKKVMQAAAERLTPLTLELGGKSPAVVDADAELKVCARRLIWGKFINAGQTCIAPDYVLVRAGIKDRLLELLKAQIERFYGAEPRKSADYARIVNDRHLERLIALIDEEKVYCGGEYDRQTRYLAPTILDGVGWGDAVMQEEVFGPLLPVLTFNDLGEALAAINARPRPLALYYFGQDRRHKRRVVEECSFGGGCINETVMHMVTSRAPFGGVGRSGMGAYNGRWSFDTFTHYKTVLEKGTWLDIPLRYPPYDEQKLRWTRRFLG; translated from the coding sequence ATGTCCGGTATCGCCGACCTCGTCGCCGCCCAGCGCGGCTACTTCGCCACCGGGGCCACCCGGGATCTCAAGCTGCGTTACGACACCCTGGAGCAGTTGCTGCGCCTGGTCGAGGGGGCCGAGGGGGAACTCAACGCCGCCCTGCGGACCGACCTGGGCAAGCCGGCCTTCGAGGCCTACGCCACCGAGTTCGGTCTGTTCACCGAGGAGCTCAGGTTCATCAAGGCCCGGCTGTACAGTTGGAGCCGCCCCCGCCGGGTGCGCACGCCGCTGTTCGACTTCCCGGCCAAGACGCGCATCCACCCCGAGCCCTACGGCACGGCGGCGATACTGGCGCCCTGGAACTACCCTTTCCTGCTGTTGGCGGCGCCTACCCTGGGAGCGCTCGCCGCCGGCAACACGGCGGTGCTGAAGCCTTCGGAGTTCGCCCCGGCGACGGCGGCCTTCGTCGAGAAACTGATCAACGACAACTTCCCGCCCGAGCTGCTGGTCGTGGTCACCGGAGAGGCGCAGACGGCCCGGGAGCTGTTGGCACAACCGCTGGACTACATCTTCTTCACCGGCTCCCCGGCGGTGGGCAAAAAGGTCATGCAGGCCGCCGCCGAGCGCCTGACGCCGCTGACCCTGGAACTGGGCGGCAAGAGCCCGGCCGTCGTCGACGCCGACGCCGAGCTCAAGGTCTGCGCCCGTCGTCTAATCTGGGGCAAGTTCATCAATGCCGGCCAGACCTGCATCGCCCCGGACTACGTTCTGGTCCGCGCCGGGATCAAGGACCGGCTGCTGGAGCTGCTCAAGGCGCAGATTGAGCGGTTCTACGGCGCCGAGCCCCGGAAAAGCGCCGACTACGCCCGGATCGTCAACGACCGACACCTCGAACGGCTGATCGCCTTAATCGATGAGGAGAAGGTCTATTGCGGCGGGGAGTACGACCGCCAAACGCGCTACCTGGCGCCGACGATCCTCGACGGCGTCGGCTGGGGCGACGCGGTGATGCAGGAGGAGGTCTTCGGCCCCTTGCTGCCCGTGCTGACCTTTAACGATCTCGGTGAGGCCCTCGCCGCGATCAACGCCCGTCCCCGCCCCCTGGCGCTGTACTACTTCGGTCAGGACCGTCGACACAAGCGCCGGGTGGTCGAGGAGTGTTCCTTCGGCGGGGGTTGCATCAACGAGACGGTGATGCACATGGTCACCTCCCGGGCCCCCTTCGGCGGCGTCGGCCGCAGCGGAATGGGCGCCTACAACGGCCGCTGGAGCTTCGACACCTTCACCCACTACAAGACGGTCCTCGAGAAGGGCACCTGGCTGGACATCCCCCTGCGCTACCCGCCCTACGACGAGCAGAAGCTGCGCTGGACCCGGCGCTTCCTCGGCTGA
- a CDS encoding aminopeptidase has protein sequence MEQHLSKETLEQLSGLFWADERNVAALNAVTAADIHQVALNRGVVTATDHTFSIKLETPKITNQRKSGRCWLFAGLNVLRLAARRKLNLEEFELSQNFLMFYDKLEKANYFLENILATLKEDRGGRLLMHLLADPIQDGGQWDMFANLVDKYGVVPKTAMPESASSGNTRAMNTLVTDKLREYAAELRRRAADGADLDELRRRKAEMLAVVYRMLTIHLGEPPSRFFWQWRDKDGDFHRDGELTPREFYERHAAPELDVEAFAGLIHCPTADKPFDQLYTIDYLGNVAEGRIIRYLNLELETFKRAAVQMLQDGKPVWFGCDVGKRLGRKLGILAAELYRYDLVYGTEFTGDKAERVDYGQSVMTHAMVFTGVDLDDEGYPRKWRVENSWGEKLGDEGFMVMDDDWFDEFVFEVVVEKAYLGQTQRELLETEPVHLPPWDPMGALAAAP, from the coding sequence ATGGAGCAGCACCTGAGCAAGGAAACCCTGGAACAGCTCTCCGGCCTGTTCTGGGCCGATGAGCGCAACGTCGCCGCCCTCAACGCCGTCACCGCCGCCGACATCCACCAGGTGGCCCTCAACCGCGGCGTGGTCACCGCCACCGACCACACCTTCAGCATCAAGCTGGAGACACCCAAGATCACCAATCAGCGCAAGTCGGGCCGCTGCTGGCTGTTCGCCGGGCTCAACGTCCTGCGCCTGGCCGCCCGCCGAAAGCTCAACCTGGAGGAGTTCGAGCTCTCGCAAAACTTCCTCATGTTCTACGACAAGCTGGAGAAGGCCAACTACTTCCTGGAGAACATCCTGGCGACCCTGAAGGAGGACAGGGGTGGTCGCCTGCTGATGCACCTGCTGGCCGATCCGATCCAGGACGGCGGCCAGTGGGACATGTTCGCCAACCTGGTCGACAAGTACGGCGTGGTGCCCAAGACGGCGATGCCGGAGAGCGCCTCCAGCGGCAACACCCGGGCGATGAACACCCTGGTGACGGACAAGCTGCGCGAGTACGCCGCCGAGTTGCGCCGCCGCGCCGCCGACGGCGCCGATCTCGACGAGCTGCGCCGTCGCAAGGCCGAGATGCTGGCCGTGGTCTATCGTATGCTGACCATCCACCTCGGCGAGCCCCCGAGCCGCTTCTTCTGGCAGTGGCGCGACAAGGACGGCGACTTCCACCGGGACGGGGAGCTCACCCCCCGCGAGTTCTACGAGCGCCACGCGGCCCCGGAGCTGGACGTCGAGGCCTTCGCCGGCCTGATCCACTGTCCCACGGCGGACAAACCCTTCGATCAGCTCTACACCATCGACTACCTGGGCAACGTCGCCGAGGGACGGATCATCCGCTACCTCAACCTGGAGCTGGAGACCTTCAAACGTGCCGCCGTGCAGATGCTGCAGGACGGCAAGCCCGTCTGGTTCGGCTGCGACGTCGGCAAACGCCTGGGGCGCAAGCTGGGCATCCTGGCCGCCGAGCTCTACCGCTACGACCTGGTCTACGGCACGGAGTTCACCGGCGACAAGGCCGAGCGCGTCGACTACGGCCAGAGCGTGATGACCCACGCCATGGTCTTCACCGGCGTCGACCTGGACGACGAGGGCTACCCGCGCAAGTGGCGGGTCGAGAACTCCTGGGGCGAGAAGCTGGGCGACGAGGGCTTCATGGTGATGGATGACGACTGGTTCGACGAGTTCGTCTTCGAGGTCGTCGTCGAGAAAGCGTACCTCGGCCAGACCCAGCGCGAGCTGCTGGAAACCGAACCCGTCCACCTGCCGCCCTGGGACCCGATGGGCGCCCTGGCCGCCGCCCCCTAG
- a CDS encoding SDR family NAD(P)-dependent oxidoreductase, whose amino-acid sequence MPETILLTGATDGIGRAAARRLAAGGVRVLAHGRDPAKGRELLAELRALAPRTEPAYYNADLASLTDVGGLADALIKHEPALDGIIANAGVYLNERETSIDGYEKVFAVNQLAHFLLINRLVYPLARNEPARIVVVASVAHGFVDELSIGELADPPHYDALTAYARSKGANIAFTRELAQRLTGSGITCTCLHPGVISTKLYHAGWGSGGAAPEEGAARLVHAAREAEAAAVHGRYLEDAQPVEPAAYTRDPGVQGELWRLCERLSGLA is encoded by the coding sequence ATGCCTGAGACGATCCTGCTGACCGGAGCCACCGACGGCATCGGCCGGGCGGCCGCCCGGCGCCTGGCCGCAGGCGGCGTGCGCGTGCTGGCCCACGGTCGCGATCCCGCCAAGGGCCGGGAGCTACTGGCCGAGCTGCGCGCCCTGGCCCCGCGGACCGAGCCCGCCTACTACAACGCCGACCTGGCCTCGCTGACCGACGTCGGGGGCTTGGCCGACGCCCTGATCAAACACGAGCCGGCTCTGGACGGCATCATCGCCAACGCCGGGGTCTATCTGAACGAACGTGAGACCTCGATCGACGGCTACGAAAAAGTGTTCGCCGTCAATCAGTTGGCCCACTTTCTGCTGATCAACCGCCTGGTCTACCCCCTGGCGCGCAACGAACCCGCCCGGATCGTCGTCGTCGCCTCAGTGGCCCACGGCTTCGTCGACGAGCTGTCCATCGGGGAGCTGGCCGACCCGCCGCACTACGACGCGCTGACGGCCTACGCCCGCTCCAAGGGCGCCAATATCGCCTTCACCCGCGAGCTGGCCCAGCGGCTGACGGGTTCCGGCATCACCTGCACCTGCCTGCACCCCGGGGTGATCAGTACCAAGCTCTACCACGCCGGTTGGGGCTCCGGCGGCGCCGCGCCGGAAGAGGGCGCCGCCCGCCTGGTCCACGCCGCCCGCGAGGCCGAAGCCGCAGCCGTCCACGGCCGCTACCTGGAGGACGCTCAGCCCGTCGAGCCCGCCGCCTACACCCGGGACCCCGGCGTCCAAGGCGAGCTGTGGCGGCTCTGCGAGCGTCTGAGCGGTCTGGCCTGA